Genomic segment of Pasteurella multocida subsp. multocida OH4807:
TGCGAATAAATTTCTTCGCGGCTTGTTGTTCTTCAATACCAGCATCAAGCAAAAGATAGATAAATGGACTCGCGCTTCCATCCATGATCGGAATCTCTGGCGCATCCACTTCAATGATGACGTTATCAATACCCAAACCAGCCAATGCTGCGTTTAAGTGTTCTACCGTCGAAATACGCACACCTTCTTCATTTACTAAACAAGTACAAAGCATCGTGTCACGTACTGCATTAGCATTTGCAGGAAACGTGACGGGTGGATTCAAGTCTGTACGACAATAAATCACCCCTGTGTTTGGCATCGCAGGACGTAACGTTAACGTAACCTTATTCCCACTATGTAACCCCACACCCGTGACTTTAATGCTTTGTTTTAATGTTCTTTGTTTAATCATATTTTTCTCTTAACTTATTGCACTGACAACAAGATTAATTTCAAATTACTTATCTGTATTGCGGATGAAATTTTGTACATTAAACAAATTTTCATCTTTTTGCAAGTTATTCACCGGACGAGCTGTAATTGGTGTATCCAAAATGCTTGTCTTAGTTAAATCTGTTGGACGTGGTGGAACATGACTCGGTTGAGTACCGTAACCCTGCGTTGCAGTGTGATTACCACTTAAGTTTGCCGGTTGCAATGGTCTAGATTCGCCAACAGTATGCTGAATTGGTTGTTGCTGACGGTGCATAGGTGGCACTTCTGGAGTCTCAATATCACCAATACCTGTTGCAACAATTGTGACACGGATTTCATCAACCATCTCAGGTACTAATGTGGTGCCAATAACAACGGTAGCTTCTTCTGAAGCAAACTCTGCAACAGTCTGACCAACCACGTTAAATTCATCCAAGCCAAGATCCATCCCCGATGTAATATTGACTAATACTCCTTTCGCACCAGAAAGATCAACACGTTCTAATAAATCACTTTTCACCGCAATACGAGTCGCTTCTTCTGCACGCCCCTCACCTGCTGAACCTTTGCAAGAACCAAAACCAATCATGGCTTGCCCCATTTCAGACATCACAGTACGTACGTCCGCAAAGTCAACGTTGATTAAACCTGGCGAGGTAATCATGTCTGAAATACCCGTTACAGAATTGCGTAATACATCATTAGCTGCAGAGAAAGCTTGGAGCAAGGTTGCATTTTTCGGTAATGCTTTCGCTAATTGCTCATTTGGAATAATAATCAGAGAATCGACGTGTTTTGACAGTTCTTTAATGCCCATTTCAGCAAACAACATACGTTTTTTGCCTTCAAATGAGAATGGTTTAGTGACGACAGCAACGGTTAGAATACCCAATTCTTTTGCAATTTGCGCAACGATTGGAGCTGCTCCAGTTCCTGTACCACCGCCCATACCTGCTGCGATGAAAACCATATCTGCCCCTTCAAGCATTGCTCGAATCGCTTCTTGGTCATCCTCAGCCGCTTTACGTCCAACATTGGGATTCGCACCTGCACCTAAACCTTTTGTTGTTGAACCACCGATTTGTACCGTCTGTTGAACTTGGCTTTTACGTAATGCCTGAGCATCAGTATTCACAGCGTAAAAAATAATTTTACCATGCTCATCTGAGTTCATGACTGCTTCGTCTAATAGTGTGCCACCAAGATCATTTTTAACCATACTGGCGACCATATGGTTCACG
This window contains:
- a CDS encoding cell division protein FtsZ (COG0206 Cell division GTPase): MFEPVDYDLGEMDGALIKVVGVGGGGGNAVNHMVASMVKNDLGGTLLDEAVMNSDEHGKIIFYAVNTDAQALRKSQVQQTVQIGGSTTKGLGAGANPNVGRKAAEDDQEAIRAMLEGADMVFIAAGMGGGTGTGAAPIVAQIAKELGILTVAVVTKPFSFEGKKRMLFAEMGIKELSKHVDSLIIIPNEQLAKALPKNATLLQAFSAANDVLRNSVTGISDMITSPGLINVDFADVRTVMSEMGQAMIGFGSCKGSAGEGRAEEATRIAVKSDLLERVDLSGAKGVLVNITSGMDLGLDEFNVVGQTVAEFASEEATVVIGTTLVPEMVDEIRVTIVATGIGDIETPEVPPMHRQQQPIQHTVGESRPLQPANLSGNHTATQGYGTQPSHVPPRPTDLTKTSILDTPITARPVNNLQKDENLFNVQNFIRNTDK